The following are encoded together in the Deinococcus soli (ex Cha et al. 2016) genome:
- a CDS encoding benzoate/H(+) symporter BenE family transporter — MTTLPAASPAPSFWRDSHPSAVLAGLITMLIGWAGPNVLIYSVAQAAHLSDGQAMSWLWAHALLAGLTGIILSLRTRIPILVTWSTPGIALLVTALPGIPFPEAVGAFLTSGLLVLGLGLFPPLTRALQSIPAPLAAALNAAILLPFGFRALQAFGTAPTLVGVMIAAYFALRLVAPRWAVAGVLLTGVVASGVLNLWHPQPIALALTRPEFVLPQFSLHATLNLALPLTLLAFTGQFVPGFGVLKTSGYEPAPGPILRACGIASSAAAFAGCHNLTLGALLANIVTGPEAHPDARKRYTAAVWAGVFNMIVALFAGTVLHLLGILPTQAIAALAGLALLAAMGSSLQAAFQGAAAGSLAAPVVLLVALSGITPLGIGAPFWGILAGLIVYAIERRPLRPAAR, encoded by the coding sequence ATGACCACGCTCCCTGCCGCCAGTCCTGCGCCCTCGTTCTGGCGGGATTCGCACCCCAGCGCGGTGCTGGCCGGGCTGATCACCATGCTGATCGGCTGGGCGGGCCCGAACGTCCTGATCTACTCGGTGGCGCAGGCCGCGCACCTCAGCGACGGTCAGGCGATGTCGTGGCTGTGGGCGCACGCGCTGCTGGCGGGCCTGACCGGCATCATCCTGAGCCTGCGCACCCGCATCCCCATCCTGGTCACCTGGAGTACGCCGGGCATCGCGCTGCTCGTGACGGCCCTGCCGGGCATCCCCTTCCCGGAGGCAGTGGGGGCGTTCCTCACGTCGGGCCTGCTGGTGCTGGGCCTGGGGCTGTTCCCGCCGCTCACGCGGGCGCTCCAGAGCATCCCCGCGCCGCTGGCGGCCGCGCTGAACGCCGCGATTCTCCTGCCGTTCGGCTTCCGGGCACTTCAGGCATTCGGGACCGCCCCCACGCTGGTGGGCGTGATGATCGCCGCGTACTTCGCGCTGCGGCTCGTCGCGCCGCGCTGGGCGGTGGCGGGCGTGCTGCTGACCGGCGTGGTCGCCAGTGGCGTCCTGAACCTGTGGCATCCGCAGCCCATCGCGCTGGCCCTCACCCGCCCGGAGTTCGTGCTCCCGCAGTTCAGCCTGCATGCCACCCTGAACCTCGCGCTGCCGCTGACGCTCCTGGCGTTCACCGGGCAGTTCGTGCCCGGCTTCGGCGTCCTCAAGACCAGCGGCTACGAACCCGCGCCCGGCCCGATCCTGCGCGCCTGCGGCATCGCCAGCAGCGCCGCCGCGTTCGCCGGGTGCCACAACCTCACCCTGGGGGCGCTGCTGGCGAACATCGTCACCGGCCCCGAAGCGCACCCCGACGCGCGCAAACGCTACACCGCCGCCGTCTGGGCGGGCGTGTTCAACATGATCGTGGCGCTGTTCGCGGGCACCGTCCTGCACCTCCTCGGCATCCTCCCCACCCAGGCCATCGCCGCACTCGCCGGACTGGCCCTGCTGGCCGCCATGGGCAGCAGCCTCCAGGCCGCCTTCCAGGGCGCAGCGGCAGGCAGCCTCGCCGCGCCCGTCGTCCTGCTCGTCGCCCTCAGCGGCATCACCCCGCTCGGAATCGGCGCGCCCTTCTGGGGCATCCTCGCCGGGTTGATCGTGTACGCCATCGAGCGGCGGCCGCTCAGACCGGCGGCCCGCTGA
- a CDS encoding AAA family ATPase, with translation MPLLLIVSGLPASGKSTLGARLARTLNLPFVTKDEYKALLLARIPELTRDVSGPLSFDVMWHVAGVTLAAGVDTLLESHFYHGVSEAHILKLAQAHGARVAQVFCHAPLDVLQARHDARVASGRRPGIDLAMEYATLPAHCCWTPLDLGDAPCLTVDTTREDVLPGILTWLHAQRESSPLRGCSDGADGLG, from the coding sequence ATGCCTCTTCTGCTGATCGTGTCGGGCCTGCCCGCCTCCGGAAAATCCACGCTGGGTGCGCGGCTGGCCCGCACCCTGAACCTGCCGTTCGTGACGAAGGACGAGTACAAGGCCCTCCTCCTGGCCCGCATCCCGGAACTGACGCGGGACGTCTCCGGCCCCCTGAGCTTCGACGTGATGTGGCACGTCGCGGGCGTCACCCTTGCCGCTGGCGTGGACACCCTGCTGGAATCGCACTTCTACCATGGGGTCAGCGAGGCGCACATCCTGAAGCTGGCCCAGGCGCACGGGGCGAGGGTCGCGCAGGTGTTCTGCCACGCGCCCCTGGACGTCCTCCAGGCACGGCACGACGCGCGGGTGGCGTCGGGGCGCCGACCCGGGATCGACCTTGCGATGGAGTACGCGACCCTGCCCGCCCACTGCTGCTGGACGCCACTCGACCTGGGCGACGCCCCCTGCCTGACGGTGGACACCACCCGGGAGGACGTGCTGCCCGGCATCCTGACGTGGCTGCACGCCCAAAGAGAAAGCAGCCCGCTGAGGGGCTGCTCTGATGGTGCAGACGGACTGGGTTGA
- a CDS encoding NUDIX domain-containing protein, translated as MTRPAFVDLSPGLDRVGRACAWIEREDGLVLMTGLEWGGWTLPGGGIHPGETPEVAAAREAWEEAGAHAEVAGDPFPIVGVSGVESVCVPLHLTRLEPSPEGRPVTWVNPRSLPWAQDHQLRQGLAARGQTPAHLEVPPLVRSALDAAHATRFPHSCSPEVGALLRTLAAARPGGRVLELGTGLGVSAAWLLSGLPDSGRLLSIEQDGERAGRAWSVLRADPRARVQLGDWPDALLEAPFDLIFADCAPAKTPDALPTLARALRPGGTLMLDKLTPRARLDGAWHAGDPLRDAAFAHPHLHTCEVQVTRHECVLLATRTA; from the coding sequence ATGACCCGCCCGGCCTTCGTGGACCTGTCCCCTGGCCTGGACCGGGTGGGCCGCGCCTGCGCGTGGATCGAGCGGGAGGACGGCCTCGTCCTCATGACTGGCCTGGAGTGGGGTGGCTGGACGCTGCCGGGCGGCGGCATCCACCCCGGCGAGACCCCCGAGGTGGCCGCCGCCCGCGAGGCGTGGGAGGAGGCGGGCGCGCACGCCGAGGTGGCGGGCGACCCGTTCCCGATCGTGGGCGTCAGTGGCGTCGAGAGCGTCTGCGTGCCCCTGCACCTGACCCGCCTGGAGCCCAGCCCGGAGGGCCGCCCCGTGACCTGGGTGAATCCCCGCTCGCTGCCGTGGGCGCAGGATCACCAGCTGCGGCAGGGCCTCGCGGCGCGCGGGCAGACGCCAGCGCACCTCGAAGTTCCGCCACTCGTGCGCTCGGCGCTCGACGCGGCGCACGCGACAAGGTTCCCGCACAGCTGCTCGCCGGAGGTCGGAGCGCTGCTGCGCACCCTGGCGGCGGCGCGGCCCGGCGGGCGCGTCCTGGAACTCGGCACGGGACTGGGCGTGAGTGCGGCGTGGCTGCTCTCGGGCCTGCCGGACTCGGGGCGACTGCTGAGCATCGAGCAGGACGGCGAGCGCGCGGGCCGTGCCTGGAGCGTGCTGCGCGCCGACCCGCGCGCCCGCGTGCAACTGGGCGACTGGCCGGACGCGCTGCTGGAGGCCCCCTTCGACCTGATCTTCGCGGATTGCGCGCCCGCGAAGACCCCGGACGCGCTGCCCACCCTGGCGCGCGCCCTGCGACCCGGCGGGACGCTGATGCTGGACAAGCTCACGCCCCGCGCCCGGCTGGACGGAGCGTGGCACGCGGGCGACCCGCTGCGCGACGCGGCGTTCGCCCACCCGCACCTGCACACCTGCGAGGTGCAGGTCACCCGCCACGAGTGCGTGCTGCTCGCCACGAGGACCGCGTGA
- a CDS encoding GGDEF domain-containing protein, which yields MPRPTILTRADFETAFDALQGAPLTLAVLDLDHFKTLNDTVGHAEGDRVLRGVERLLSGSLPTGSVIGRIGGDEYAAILPETAAETALILLDEVIKHFHIHRDPQWPRGLGLSVGLAARPAHASTYDDLKRAADEAMIRAKREGRGRACIYVESKMVLKSNYYPKSQLERLAKLSGALGRTEASLLREALDDLIEKNREAL from the coding sequence ATGCCGCGCCCCACCATCCTGACCCGCGCTGACTTCGAGACCGCTTTCGACGCCCTCCAGGGGGCTCCACTGACCCTGGCCGTGCTGGACCTCGACCACTTCAAGACCCTCAACGACACCGTCGGTCACGCCGAGGGGGACCGCGTGCTGCGCGGCGTGGAACGCCTGCTGTCCGGCAGCCTCCCCACCGGTAGCGTCATCGGGCGCATCGGCGGGGACGAGTACGCCGCCATCCTCCCCGAGACGGCCGCCGAGACCGCCCTGATCCTCCTGGACGAGGTCATCAAGCACTTCCACATTCACCGCGACCCGCAGTGGCCGCGCGGCCTGGGCCTCAGCGTCGGGCTGGCCGCGCGGCCCGCGCACGCCAGCACCTACGATGACCTCAAGCGCGCCGCCGACGAGGCCATGATCCGCGCCAAACGCGAGGGCCGCGGCCGCGCGTGCATCTACGTGGAAAGCAAGATGGTCCTGAAAAGCAACTACTACCCCAAGAGCCAGCTCGAACGCCTCGCCAAACTGTCCGGCGCGCTGGGCCGCACCGAGGCGTCCCTGCTGCGCGAGGCGCTGGACGACCTGATCGAGAAGAACCGGGAGGCGCTGTGA
- a CDS encoding GNAT family N-acetyltransferase, producing the protein MRHDLTLADGPYTLRPLIDADTGPLLALAAAHEAEYARMGTFPTQERYYTGALDADDQMPFVKLVRGELAGATRFMEMRPKQRRLEIGSTWLAPAFMRTPANRTFKRLLLDHAFGEMGVLRVEIKTDILNTRSQRAIEGLGATREGVLRQHMPRPDGTQRDTVMYSIIAPEWPQVRAALLNW; encoded by the coding sequence ATGCGCCACGACCTCACCCTTGCGGACGGCCCGTACACCCTGCGCCCCCTGATCGACGCGGACACCGGGCCGCTGCTGGCGCTGGCCGCCGCGCACGAGGCCGAATACGCCCGCATGGGGACGTTTCCCACCCAGGAGCGCTACTACACCGGCGCGCTGGACGCGGACGACCAGATGCCCTTCGTAAAACTCGTGCGCGGCGAGCTGGCGGGCGCGACCCGCTTCATGGAGATGCGCCCGAAGCAGCGCCGTCTGGAGATCGGCAGCACCTGGCTGGCCCCGGCGTTCATGCGCACGCCCGCGAACCGCACCTTCAAACGCCTGCTCCTCGACCACGCCTTCGGCGAGATGGGCGTGCTGCGCGTGGAGATCAAGACCGACATCCTGAACACCCGCAGCCAGCGCGCCATCGAGGGGCTGGGCGCCACCCGCGAGGGCGTGCTGCGCCAGCACATGCCGCGCCCGGACGGCACCCAGCGCGACACGGTCATGTACTCCATCATCGCCCCCGAGTGGCCGCAGGTGCGCGCCGCGCTGCTGAACTGGTAG
- a CDS encoding DinB family protein, with the protein MKSRWDHLFYGEFADRRALLSGLTLEQVTARPSGQTHSIFDELWHAALWQTIMVDRDEALYDRLWQSGPRYPQQPPANLSEWTALVEDFLGGLERALTCTRSPETLGREVNPGETMADILSGLAVHNAYHLGKIVALRQVLGAWPQ; encoded by the coding sequence GTGAAGAGCCGCTGGGACCACCTGTTTTACGGGGAGTTCGCGGACCGGCGCGCCCTGCTGTCAGGCCTGACGCTGGAACAGGTCACCGCGCGGCCCTCCGGGCAGACGCACTCCATCTTCGACGAGCTGTGGCACGCGGCGCTGTGGCAGACCATCATGGTGGACCGCGACGAGGCCCTTTACGACCGGCTGTGGCAGAGCGGCCCGCGCTACCCGCAGCAGCCGCCCGCCAACCTGAGCGAGTGGACGGCGCTGGTCGAGGACTTCCTGGGCGGACTGGAGCGGGCGCTGACCTGCACCCGCTCGCCGGAGACGCTCGGCCGTGAGGTCAATCCCGGCGAGACCATGGCCGACATCCTGAGCGGGCTGGCCGTCCATAACGCGTACCACCTGGGCAAGATCGTGGCGCTGCGGCAGGTGCTGGGCGCGTGGCCGCAATGA
- a CDS encoding LLM class flavin-dependent oxidoreductase, with amino-acid sequence MKKIGFLSFGHWNPSPQSGTRSAADVLHQTIELAVAAEELGADGAYVRVHHFAQQLGSPFPLLAAMGAKTNRIELGTGVIDMRYENPLYMAEDAGSADLISGGRLQLGISRGSPEQVIDGWRHFGYAPAPGETEADMARRHAEVFLDVIEGKGFAQPNPRPMFPNPPGLLRLEPYSAGLRDRIWWGAASNATAEWAAKMGMNLQSSTLKVDENGKPFHVQQAEQIRAYRAAWKDAGHAREGRVSVSRSIFALVNDQDRVYFGRQGGQDQFGVIDQYRAVFGRSYADEPDRLIEQLRQDEAIAEADTLLLTVPNQLGVDYNAHLIESILTHVAPGLGWR; translated from the coding sequence ATGAAGAAGATCGGGTTTCTCTCGTTCGGGCACTGGAATCCGTCCCCGCAGTCCGGCACGCGCTCGGCGGCGGACGTGCTGCACCAGACCATCGAACTGGCCGTCGCCGCCGAGGAACTGGGCGCGGACGGCGCGTACGTGCGCGTGCATCACTTCGCGCAGCAGCTGGGCTCGCCGTTCCCACTGTTGGCCGCGATGGGCGCGAAGACCAACCGCATCGAGCTGGGCACGGGCGTGATCGACATGCGCTACGAGAACCCGCTGTACATGGCCGAGGACGCCGGTTCCGCCGACCTGATCTCCGGTGGGCGCTTGCAGCTGGGCATCAGCCGGGGCTCGCCGGAGCAGGTGATCGACGGGTGGCGGCACTTCGGGTACGCGCCCGCCCCCGGCGAGACGGAAGCGGACATGGCGCGGCGGCACGCCGAGGTGTTCCTCGACGTGATCGAGGGCAAAGGCTTCGCGCAACCCAACCCCCGCCCGATGTTCCCGAACCCGCCGGGTCTGCTGCGGCTGGAGCCGTACTCGGCGGGCCTGCGCGACCGCATCTGGTGGGGCGCCGCATCGAACGCCACGGCCGAATGGGCTGCGAAGATGGGCATGAATCTCCAGAGTTCTACCTTGAAGGTGGACGAGAACGGCAAACCCTTCCACGTGCAGCAGGCCGAGCAGATCCGCGCGTACCGCGCTGCGTGGAAGGACGCCGGGCACGCTCGTGAGGGGCGCGTGTCGGTCAGCCGCAGCATCTTCGCGCTGGTGAATGACCAGGACCGCGTGTACTTCGGACGGCAGGGTGGGCAGGATCAGTTCGGGGTGATCGACCAGTACCGCGCGGTGTTCGGCCGCAGTTACGCCGACGAACCGGACCGCCTGATCGAGCAGCTGCGGCAGGACGAGGCCATCGCGGAAGCCGACACCCTCCTGCTGACCGTCCCGAATCAGCTGGGCGTGGACTACAACGCGCACCTGATCGAGAGTATCCTCACGCACGTCGCACCGGGCCTGGGCTGGCGCTGA
- a CDS encoding histidine phosphatase family protein translates to MTGELHLTILRHGRSRADDENVHEGTYDSPLTPAGEAQAAALAAYWQAHPPGFDRAYTSTLQRAHGTARIVTDALGVPLTPSDLLREWDNGPLAGMDREEALARYPIPAFRHDLAPFTPDGGESQAAIRARALHALELVWNGGGQRVLLVTHGGFGNSLLRELLGASRGWFAFGDTAFATVRLNRGSHTAVLTGVNLTPHRP, encoded by the coding sequence GTGACCGGCGAGCTGCACCTGACGATCCTGCGGCACGGCCGCAGCCGCGCCGACGACGAGAACGTCCACGAGGGCACCTACGACAGCCCCCTGACCCCGGCCGGAGAGGCGCAGGCGGCGGCGCTGGCCGCGTACTGGCAGGCGCACCCGCCGGGCTTCGACCGGGCCTACACCTCCACGTTGCAGCGGGCGCACGGCACCGCCCGCATCGTCACCGACGCACTGGGCGTCCCGCTGACCCCCAGCGACCTCCTGCGGGAATGGGACAACGGCCCCCTGGCGGGGATGGACCGCGAGGAGGCGCTGGCACGCTACCCGATTCCCGCGTTCCGGCACGACCTCGCCCCGTTCACCCCTGACGGTGGCGAGTCGCAGGCGGCCATCCGCGCCCGCGCCCTGCACGCGCTGGAACTCGTGTGGAACGGGGGCGGGCAGCGCGTGCTGCTCGTCACGCACGGCGGCTTCGGGAACAGCCTGCTGCGGGAACTGCTCGGCGCCTCGCGCGGATGGTTCGCGTTCGGCGACACCGCCTTCGCCACCGTACGCCTGAACCGGGGCAGCCACACGGCGGTGCTGACCGGCGTGAATCTCACCCCGCACCGGCCCTGA
- the groES gene encoding co-chaperone GroES, with the protein MLKPLGDRVLVEIIEEAEQKTAGGLYVPDSAKEKSQRGKVIAVGNGKMLDNGTRVALDVKEGDTVYFAKYGGTEVSLEGKNYSLLSERDILAIVE; encoded by the coding sequence ATGCTGAAACCACTAGGTGACCGCGTTCTGGTTGAAATCATCGAGGAAGCCGAGCAGAAGACCGCCGGCGGCCTGTACGTCCCCGACAGCGCCAAAGAGAAGAGCCAGCGCGGCAAGGTCATCGCCGTCGGCAACGGCAAGATGCTCGACAACGGCACCCGCGTCGCCCTTGACGTCAAGGAAGGCGACACCGTGTACTTCGCCAAGTACGGCGGCACCGAAGTCAGCCTCGAAGGCAAGAACTACAGCCTCCTCAGCGAACGCGACATCCTCGCGATCGTCGAGTAA
- the groL gene encoding chaperonin GroEL (60 kDa chaperone family; promotes refolding of misfolded polypeptides especially under stressful conditions; forms two stacked rings of heptamers to form a barrel-shaped 14mer; ends can be capped by GroES; misfolded proteins enter the barrel where they are refolded when GroES binds) has protein sequence MAKQLVFDEQARRALERGVNAVANAVKVTLGPRGRNVVIEKKFGSPTITKDGVTVAKEVELEDKLENIGAQLLKEVASKTNDITGDGTTTATVLGQAVVKEGLRNVAAGANPLALKRGIDKAVAVAIEEIKKLAVPVEDSEAIKKVAGISANDEQVGQEIASAMDKVGKEGVITIEESKGFDTEVDVVEGMQFDKGFINPYFITNPEKMEAVLEDAYILINEKKVSNLKDMLPILEKVAQTGRPLLIIAEDVEGEALATLVVNKLRGTLNIAAVKAPGFGDRRKEMLRDIAAVTGGEVVSEDLGHKLENVTMEMLGRAARIRITKDETTIVDGRGEQSAIDARVNAIKGELDTTDSDYAREKLQERLAKLAGGVAVIRVGAATETELKEKKHRYEDALSTARSAVEEGIVAGGGTTLLRVIPAVRKAAESLVGDEATGARILIRALEEPARQIAANAGEEGSVIVNAVINSDKPRFGFNAATGEYVEDMVAAGIVDPAKVTRTALQNAASIGALILTTEAIVSDKPEKAAPAAPAGGPDMGGMDF, from the coding sequence ATGGCTAAACAGCTCGTGTTCGATGAACAGGCCCGCCGCGCCCTCGAGCGTGGCGTCAACGCCGTCGCCAACGCCGTCAAAGTCACCCTCGGGCCCCGCGGCCGCAACGTCGTCATCGAGAAGAAGTTCGGCAGCCCCACCATCACCAAGGACGGCGTCACCGTCGCCAAGGAAGTCGAACTCGAGGACAAACTCGAGAACATCGGCGCCCAGCTGCTGAAAGAAGTCGCCAGCAAGACCAACGACATCACCGGTGACGGCACCACCACCGCCACCGTCCTCGGCCAGGCCGTCGTGAAAGAAGGCCTGCGCAACGTCGCCGCCGGCGCCAACCCCCTCGCCCTGAAGCGCGGCATCGACAAGGCCGTCGCCGTCGCCATCGAGGAAATCAAGAAGCTCGCCGTGCCCGTCGAGGACAGCGAAGCCATCAAGAAAGTCGCGGGCATCAGCGCCAACGACGAGCAGGTCGGTCAGGAAATCGCCAGCGCGATGGACAAGGTCGGCAAGGAAGGCGTCATCACCATCGAAGAGAGCAAGGGCTTCGACACCGAAGTGGACGTCGTCGAAGGCATGCAGTTCGACAAGGGCTTCATCAACCCCTACTTCATCACCAACCCCGAGAAGATGGAAGCCGTCCTCGAAGACGCCTACATCCTCATCAACGAGAAGAAGGTCAGCAACCTCAAGGACATGCTGCCCATCCTCGAAAAAGTCGCCCAGACCGGCCGTCCCTTGCTGATCATCGCCGAGGACGTCGAAGGCGAAGCGCTGGCCACCCTGGTCGTCAACAAGCTGCGCGGCACCCTGAACATCGCCGCCGTCAAGGCCCCCGGCTTCGGTGATCGCCGCAAGGAAATGCTGCGCGACATCGCCGCCGTCACCGGCGGGGAAGTCGTCAGCGAAGACCTCGGCCACAAGCTCGAGAACGTCACCATGGAGATGCTCGGCCGCGCCGCCCGCATCCGCATCACCAAGGACGAAACCACCATCGTGGACGGCCGCGGTGAGCAGAGCGCCATCGACGCCCGCGTCAACGCCATCAAGGGCGAACTCGACACCACCGACAGCGACTACGCCCGCGAGAAACTCCAGGAGCGCCTCGCCAAGCTGGCCGGCGGCGTCGCCGTCATCCGCGTCGGTGCCGCCACCGAAACCGAACTGAAAGAGAAGAAGCACCGCTACGAGGACGCCCTGAGCACCGCGCGCAGCGCCGTGGAAGAAGGCATCGTCGCGGGCGGCGGCACCACCCTGCTGCGCGTCATCCCCGCCGTGCGTAAGGCCGCCGAGAGCCTCGTCGGCGACGAAGCCACCGGTGCCCGCATCCTGATCCGCGCGCTCGAAGAGCCCGCCCGTCAGATCGCCGCGAACGCCGGTGAAGAAGGCAGCGTCATCGTGAACGCCGTCATCAACAGCGACAAGCCCCGCTTCGGCTTCAACGCCGCCACCGGCGAGTACGTCGAAGACATGGTCGCCGCCGGCATCGTCGACCCCGCCAAGGTCACCCGCACCGCGCTGCAGAACGCCGCCAGCATCGGCGCGCTGATCCTCACCACCGAAGCCATCGTCAGCGACAAGCCCGAGAAGGCCGCGCCCGCCGCGCCCGCCGGCGGCCCTGACATGGGCGGCATGGACTTCTAA
- a CDS encoding phosphotransferase-like protein, with amino-acid sequence MSVQVIVLSGGSSAGKSSIARHLQALLPGVWLTLGTDTLVAALPASLRESGDRITFAADGTVATGEVFRRVATA; translated from the coding sequence ATGAGCGTTCAGGTGATCGTCCTGAGTGGCGGGTCCAGCGCCGGGAAGTCCAGCATAGCCCGCCACCTTCAGGCGCTGCTGCCCGGCGTGTGGCTCACGCTGGGCACCGACACGCTGGTCGCGGCGCTGCCCGCGTCCCTGCGGGAATCCGGGGACAGGATCACGTTCGCGGCGGACGGCACCGTCGCCACTGGGGAGGTGTTCCGGCGCGTGGCCACCGCGTGA
- a CDS encoding DUF7079 family protein, producing the protein MTPPYPSPDSRLQRRRAAWQALSALFLDTEVDPADVAVQLRATGFSLPELRQILRAEVAPVLGGNLLSVAGVWDAFDLSGLEDRFRAGRARPTLTGALALRVIRADWQAVEARFRAEQPQGS; encoded by the coding sequence ATGACCCCACCCTACCCGTCCCCTGACAGCCGACTACAGCGGCGGCGCGCCGCGTGGCAGGCCCTCTCGGCGCTGTTCCTGGACACCGAGGTCGACCCGGCGGACGTGGCGGTGCAGCTGCGCGCCACGGGCTTCAGCCTGCCGGAACTGCGGCAGATCCTCCGCGCCGAGGTGGCGCCAGTGCTGGGCGGCAATCTGCTGAGTGTGGCGGGCGTGTGGGACGCCTTCGACCTGTCCGGCCTGGAGGACCGCTTCCGGGCGGGCCGGGCGCGGCCCACGCTGACCGGCGCGCTGGCCCTGCGGGTGATCCGCGCCGACTGGCAGGCGGTGGAGGCTCGGTTCAGGGCAGAACAACCACAGGGGAGTTGA
- a CDS encoding nucleoside deaminase, giving the protein MTGVTATGGSSPGWRAALSEAWDAYVAGSLPIGACVIDEGGVVIARGRNRLGDPRGVAGVISGSDLAHAEINALLALQGTPRPDCYGWTVLTTVQPCPQCAGAIAMSGLRGVAYAAADPWAGCTHLLTDDPYVSRKRIRVERAPADVQRAALRLMLHALLDELQAGGNRAVLDSFDAVHRQDVAFAEALHAAGTLSALRDQRAPLAGALAVLA; this is encoded by the coding sequence ATGACCGGGGTCACAGCGACCGGCGGATCCTCGCCGGGCTGGCGCGCGGCGCTGTCGGAGGCGTGGGACGCGTACGTGGCGGGGTCGCTGCCCATCGGCGCGTGCGTGATCGACGAGGGTGGGGTGGTGATCGCGCGGGGCCGCAACCGCCTGGGTGATCCGCGCGGCGTGGCGGGCGTGATCAGCGGCTCAGACCTGGCGCACGCGGAGATCAACGCGCTGCTGGCCCTGCAAGGCACGCCCCGCCCGGACTGCTACGGGTGGACGGTCCTGACGACGGTGCAGCCCTGCCCGCAGTGCGCCGGGGCGATCGCCATGAGTGGCCTGCGGGGCGTGGCGTACGCGGCGGCGGACCCGTGGGCGGGCTGCACGCACCTGCTGACGGACGACCCGTACGTGTCCCGTAAGCGCATCCGTGTGGAGCGCGCCCCGGCGGACGTGCAGCGCGCGGCGTTGCGGTTGATGCTGCACGCCCTGCTGGACGAACTGCAGGCGGGCGGCAACCGGGCGGTGCTGGACAGTTTCGACGCGGTGCACCGGCAGGACGTGGCCTTCGCGGAGGCGCTGCACGCGGCGGGCACCCTGTCGGCCCTGCGCGACCAGCGCGCCCCACTGGCCGGGGCGCTGGCGGTGCTGGCATGA